In Myxocyprinus asiaticus isolate MX2 ecotype Aquarium Trade chromosome 16, UBuf_Myxa_2, whole genome shotgun sequence, the genomic stretch gaaaataaataaataagcaaataaataacatccagtgagagggTGATTGGATTAAAGAGATAGGGGAAGGGCAATCTGAGGACCATGAGGTATTTCCAAATAAATTGGAAGGAACAGTTCACCAGAGAGTCCATTTTAAGGAATAAGAGTGTAATTTACACGGCGAAGTCTGCCAGCTAAATCGAATGTAATTTCTTTcaattttgcatgtttttcttttcttgtttccccTCCATGATCCTTTCAAATGTCTGGGAAAGACAAAGGGAGTACATTTCAATGATATAGCCAGGAATGGAAAACTGACTGCTGTCTTTGCCAGTGAATTGAGGTTAACCAACATTCCTGTCAATAGAGTTCATGTCATTTATTGCCTCTAACATTGCTAGACAAATTTAGTAAGAGTTTTATAGATGGCCCACTTAATTTTATTTgcaaattacagtaaaaatgttgATAGATTACATTTCTCTCAATGCTTGAAACATTCTcctgtttttatttaattgagGAAAGCATTTGTATTGTGTACATATTGTATTATGTTTTGTGTCCCATGTTTAAGATTTCttttagacatttatttatttttaaaggataTAAAGTGTTGATATAACTGACATTTTTTCCTTTCACTGTTTTATCTGTCTTGTATTTCCAGGAGAGATCAACCTAATTCTACTGTTTCTCTAACCAGTTTTTGGTGCAAAATAATTATGCAAGCAGTACCAAAATGTGAACTAAACTGAATGGAAAGATATAGTTTTATAGTGTAAGTAGATGTACATTATGCCATGCAAACATTGCACATAGTTTCGGTTTAAATTCCCCAATGAAAAGCATTAGATTTTCTGAATTCTGAAGCATCTATACAGTCAGAATAAATTCATGAAAATACAACGACTGACGCAAGAACAAAGGATGGAGTCGTGATGAAATCATCGTCTGAGAGACAGACCCCTCATTGGAGATCTGTCCTCTTGATAAGAGTTGTCCTACCTTGAGAAGAGGGAGTATAACCCGATTTGTCCGGTTAGTTACTTAGTGGAGTTCGAATGAAATGAGCCCAATAAATGTCTCTGTCATGCATAATTAATTGTGTTGTTACAATGAACCGAACAAAATCCATCTTCATTTGATTAGAGGTTTTCTGAAGGCACTGAAGTGCATGATGCTCTACTTTGTCGCCATCTCACCTCAGTGTCTGTGTGTAGGACTGGACAGATGGATGTAAAAGGTTGAGTTCTGGAATGCAGATGACTGCTTTTATTTCAGAATGCAGTGTATAAGTGAACCAAAAGAAGATAGTAAAATATCTCACAGGACTTCTCTGTAAAAGTCTGCCATTCCTATACGGTTGCATTCAGTCATTTTGAACTCTTACTCATGTCAACTATGTGTGCCTCTAATatgaatcacaaaaaaaaaaaaaaaaaaacaataaattttctGAGAAATGCTTCCCAGAGCACAAATAATTGCACATAATTACCAAAATATTTATGTTATTAGTGCTTCTTAAGTGCTGCTGAATCCATATTTTTCTCTAGACCTTTGAAGCATGAATTGTTAAATCAtgaaaaattttactgtttttttccccccaaagcAATATgtattttaagtaatattttgtgtttaaaacaagttacgctcagtcaacagcatttttagcataatgttgacttccttaaaaaataatttcgccttgtccctccttttctttaaaaaaaaaaaaaaaaaaaaaaaaaagcaaaaatggagattacagtgagacacttacaatggaagtgaatgggaccaatttttgaagggtttaaaggcagaaatgtgaagcttataattatagaaaagcacttaaattaattcttctgataaaactatGTATTATTctagctgaaaagttgtttaaataatttttatgataattttcaGGGTTTACCGTGTTACGGCATGTATGcctaaaattggatataacagtacacagaaaaggttggtaaatgattttatcacactaaaatcatgttaacacacatattatgtcttgtggctatacttttgaaatggtattttaatgtttccagattggccccattcacttccattgtaagtctcactgtaacctcaattttattttttttatttttttataaatagaaggagggacaagtcgaaattcatttttgtggtaaacaaaattatgccacaaattctctCAAcggagcttaatttgtattgaacccggaatattcctttaaggaagttACACATCTGTCCACTGCAATAGAAGAAAATAGAGAATATTCTAGTTGCTTGGTGCATCACTACTCTCATCAGTCATTTTGAATTTATGTTgtcataaatttaaaaaaaaaaaacacaaggagaTATTAATATAACAGTCATATAGAATTATGGTTAATGGCTATAGTGGTTTGCATGTACTATATCACACTGAAGTTGAAATTGGCTTGTTAAATTCAGCCCACTGTAATGGATAATATACATCAGAGGGCTAGACATAAGGCATACTCGCATATTTTAGTGTAGtgaaaaaagtaaaatgtaagGATGTGAGAAATTGTATTTGTCATAGGAAATAAGCACCATTGAAGCATTCCCCATGTACACGTGTGGTTTTTTAATCAGTGGCGCCCACTAGTGGGTGAATCAGTACTTGCTTTGCTTTACCATATGGACGAAATAAAACCACTTATTACACTAAGAAACCAAAAcctaattttatttaaaacacacattatttcaatgAGATGCATATATTCATATCTGtaaatatttactatttatttacacacaagtgaaagaaaaaaattgcTATGCACTAAAGcattggttcccaaccctgttccttggaggcactgcatattttgtttctCCCTTAACTGACACACCCAAATCAGGTGTAGAATCTCTACTaaagagctgatgagttgaaccaggtgtgtttgattagggagatatccaaaatgtgtagtgttgggaacCGCTGCATTAAAGTAACTGCATGGTTCACAAGGTCTTATGGCCTTAAGTGCTGATTAACCAGTCGTAATGAAAAAAGTCTTTTGTCATATAACATGGATAGCACATCCATGAATCCTTATCCAAAACTCACCCCGACTTGGTGGGAAAGAAAAGCGTTAGGCAATGGCATAGGGAGAAAATTGAACACCATTGAAGCAGCATTACAGACTTGCCATTACATGGCAGACCATGTTTTGtacttgttttgcttttattataattttttgtagtaaaatcttTTTGTACTCCACTGTGCACTAACAATGTGGAGACATGTGAGTTCAGTTGGCAGCGTGTGGAGGCCCCTCAGGGATTAGAGAGGTGAAGAAAGTGCTGATGAACGACCATGTTGCCGACAAGAAGCCTGGCTGATGCGGACCTGGGCTCATGGGGTCTTCTTGACCTTCCTCCCCACTGTCACCCTCGTCATCCTCCATCCCCTCATCCATCATACGCTCCTACAATAGagaacaaaaaaataagaaaggaCATTTTCAAGTTATAATACCCATCATTATTGCTATTAGATATAAACAGTTGTTGCTGCGGTTTATGCTCAGCCAAGTGTGTATCAATTTTAAATTCTAACAACAACATtctctgtttttaatttaaacaacCAATTAAACATTAGTTACCTaccttaattaaatattaaagaacaacttattaatctcagttaatgttaatttctatatgtactaatacatttttacaattaaaagttgcatatgtaacaatagttaatgcattatgaactaacaggaattaacaatgaacaattgtatctttatgaattaacattaacaaagacttataaatactgtaaaaatatattgtttattgttagttcatgataccccaATTCATTTAATGTTAAAgggaaatttcacccaaaaatgagcactctctcatcatttactcaccctttgtctctctttatttatttttttttattttttttgttgaacacaaaagattttgtaaacaatatttcagctttgtaggtccatacaatgcaagtgaatggtggccagaactttgaaggtccaaaaggcatataaaggcagaataaaagcaatccatacaacaagtggttaaatccatgtcttcagaagcgacatgacaggtgtgggtaagaaacagatcaatatttaagtccttttttactattaatcaaTTTTCACACAGCCCTCATATGCACATTTATGAGAGtccttcttgttttgttttttgcctattcatattctttgtgcatatcaccacctactgagctgttgtgaaaatatgatttaattattcCTTTTCCTCGCTTTATCcctcccttttttctttctcatccttgtccagaaggtggtgacatgcatgaagaatgcgaaatGGCAAAAAACGGAGGAACTCGGTCCTCGTGAGCACGCATAGGAAGGGctggtggagatttatagtaaaaaaaggacttaaatattgatcttttcgcacccacacctatcacattgcttctgaagtcatggatttaaccactggattacttttatgctgccttcatgtgctttttggcgcttcaaagttttggtcacaatccacttgcactgtatggacctacagagctgagatattcttctaaaaatctttgcttgtgttctgcagaaaaagaaagtcatatgcatttgagacggcataagggtgagtaaattatgagagaattataatttttgggtgaactattccttaaatatcATGATAAACATAAATTCAATCAAGTgtgcccaaacttttgactggtatttCGTCATTTTAGCATCCATAAGCAACCCTGCTCTGTAGATATTGGCATCAGTTTCTGAGAAACCCATTTTGGTCAACCACTATTACTAACCATCTCCTGCATATCGTGGTTTTGATCCGCCTCGTCTTGTGGACCTTCTCCAGCTCTTGGATTCTGCAACTCTGCTCTAAAGGGAAACCAGCCAGCCTGGTGCCTAGAATATATAAACAGACATAAACTATAAGACAATtgctgaatatttcatacaaacaATGTTTGACTTTCCAAAAGAAACAGTGGTTTGTGCAAAAGTCAGCTCATGTTCAGCAGGAAGCTTCTGATTAGGATGTGACCTACAGATAAACCAGTAGCATGGCACCGATCACCATTACGAAGCGGCCAAAGGAGGAATAGAAGTAGACGATGCTGAGCAGGATGGCAGCACGTGACACTGTATACATCCAGTCCAGCCAGTCCCGGTTCAGCTCGTCATCGTTTAACATGGCTCCACCCTGAGCGTTCATCTGGATGTTGGGGTTGGCAGGGCGATCTTCGGGAGCGGGGTTTGGCCCCATAGGGGCTGCAGGTTCATTAGGTTGTGCTGGCTGAGTAGAGGGGCCAGCGCTAGGGGGGGAAGAGGGGACCATGCTGGATGCCCGGGAGGCTGCCATGGCTGCTTGACTGAAAGACAATATGAGAAGATAAAATGAGAGCGAATGGCCCTCTCACGAAggaatcaaaacagaatttaagtaaGTAGTAACTTACTATTGCACGTAATAATGGCGAGCATACATCTGCTGCCACCAAAACATTTGCATCGGCATGTACATAGGGTGGCCGGGGAAACCAGCAGTTGGACCACCTTGCATGGGAAGCGGCATTCCTTCAGGCCTGAGTGGAggaaaaaacatcaaaatcaaactCTGGATGACATCGATGTCTCAAACAAGAGTGTGTTATCGATGTGTTACTACCTTTGCATCACACCAGTAGGGGCAGGGTTGAGGCCATGTGTTTGTACCGGTATTCCCCGGTGCCGCAGGCCATCAGAACTCCCAGCTGAGATATCCTGACTGGGGGTGGAAGCTGAGGAGGATGTGCTAGCACTGTCTGAAGTCTAGGAATGAGCAGGAATAATGTGCATACTTAACAAAAACACTGAACTCTTCAGTCTTAAACAAGGACagatattaatttttattaattctatCCATAGGTTTAGGTGTGTATGCACTTGATACAGCTGTTAGATACCTGAAAAACTTCTATTGtctttattctatttgtttctttattaaatGGAAACTTTTATTCCAGTTGTATCTTTGCTCTATAGTCTTTTTTTGTTCCTATTTTCTGTTCTCAATTTAAAaggatagaattttcatttttgggtgaactctcatcatttactcaccctaaagccataccagatttgtatgacttactttcttctgctgaacacacgcGATGATTTTTAGaggaacatctcagctctgtaggtccatacaatgcaggtgaatggtgaccagacatttgaagcttcaaaaatcacaaaggcagcataaaagtaaccgatacgactccagtggttttactATATCCTTTGAAGCAATGCAAtccctttgggtgagaaacagatcaatatttcaatccttttttaccacaaatctccactttcactttcaagtggagatttatagtaaaaaaggatttaaatattgatctgtttctcacccacacctattatatcgcttctgaagaaatagatttaaccactggagtcatacagattacttttatgctgcctttgtgatttttggagcttcaaagttctggtcaccattctccTGCATTGtaagggcctacagagctgagatattcttctaaaaatctttgtttgtgtgttcagcagaagaaagaaagtcaaacacatctgggaaggcataagggtgagtaaatgatgagaattttgcactatccctttaatgttgtttatttgtcttgaataattgcttgagaacttgaaacaatgttaacTAAGAAATTAGTTGGTATCTGTTTTTGCTGTGACTAAATTGGCATCATGAACTGTGATATCGAGAACACTACAATCCACTACTCTTTGTATAGCTCCTTTGGAAAaacatgtattgtgaaaagcgctatacaaatcaattcatttaaattgaaCGTATGATGTCAAACTGAGAGAGCAGGCACAGAGCAAGTTAATGGTACTCACTGAAGAGCTTGAACTAGTGGTGCTAACCGGGCTTCCAAGAGTGGGGGATGACGGGGGGCTGCGCGAAGCACACACCAGGTGGACCATGTGATATTCATCTTGCTATTAGAGTTAAACAAATTCAGTGATAAGACTCAACACAACAAAAAACTGAGCTCCAGTcaaatcattattatatattgtaataAAATGGTATAAATGCAGAGTACTATTTGagaaaaacaaaagcatttttattagtgctgtcaatcgattcaaTTTTTTAAATCgctgattttgaaagtgctgaaatttgactctaaatagtACTTATTTTCCTGCcaatatgcatttatttccttaggaaaggaaacaaaacaatatgtaacaatataatgctttattaaaatttttcaaacaaagccttccaaagtataaagatagaaatgcatttaaatatcaccaattcaagtaacattaaacgtttcccagaGTCTAACTGTGAGGTTGACTAACTGAAAAGAACTAGTCtctccataggttgcatattcactgcaatgggcattaaatctcttaaactcttgtcctccacaatattaatctgccagtagactgtggatATTGGATTTGCTACAGCAATAGTGAAGTCACATTACTTAGGCTgacaaatacttgatttctgtcacaagtcccatctgggcttgtttgtacaacaaatagcatcaagagctcctttctccatcattttattactgaaactgaatcactgctgtgtgtgtttgtggtgtgcatAAGTGTAATGtctccgggcagacacattacaaaggttccgcacATCCATCCAGTATTTATGCTGGtatatgctgtattaacggtaaatgcgttaatcgcgataaAGAAAAATGTACgcattaaaccttttaaattaatGGCATGCATTAAAAGgttcattttgacagctctaatttttattaaatgttattgtCATGAACTGTACAACAGGAAGTGTTTCATTGTTTGCTTGTGCACACTACACAAGGCAACCAACAGGATCAAATTAAGTGACAAAAGCATACTTAGTGCCAACTCGGCATGTGACAGTATAACATTTTCATGTTACGGTAactgctgaagcttttatcacggTTTACTATTTTATTACAATTACGGTAATGAATAACATTACAAAAACCGGCTGAAagattaaaaatgtgtttataacaatttgaattactttttcaataccaaactggGCCTTTTAAAAgaacagataacaaagaactttgaaaagaaccctgaacatttaaataattacaccaaaaaaatgtaatatatatatatatatatatatatatatatatatatatatatatatatatatattttatttatttttttcaaatgtaaaaataaacaaatatttgaaaataaattacatCAAATATTCAGTCCCCATTTTAAAATGCAAAGCTGCAAATATGAAGTATTTTATGAACAATCACACGGTTTAATTATATGTAAAATTTGCAAATAAAATCTGCCGTAGTCCTTTTAGTACAGATTGAAGTACAAATGCTTCTAGTCCATGTTGTTTACATCAGAGTTTGCATGTGTTATTTATGCCGAATACACACAGAGTTGTGAATTTTGATAGATAAAAACTACTGTGCAATCAGAAAAATCTAAACGATTTGGCTAAAAGTTTATCTAGAATTACATTTTATATGTATTCATAAATCAAAGATCAGCAGAGTACCTTTCTTAGCACATCCCTCAACTGCAAGTGATCCTGCAAAAGCCGTCCAGAATAGACAAGTCTCTGGTCCTTAGACAACTGAAAAAGGGCACATAAACATGGAATTCAATTTACCAAAATTAAACTTGTTGAAATGGGTCTAAATTCAACAAAGGCATTGCTTTGTGAGGTTTTCCTGCAAAGGATGCTGATTAAATTCTGAGaatcatacaataaaaaaatcataatacatTAGGAggcagcaattaaaaaaaaacaacaaaaaaaaaactagtggAGCACTGGTTAGAATCTTAACTACCTCTCTCAGGCAACATACCAGTGATGACAAGCATTTCTGTAAAGCAGGTGGCATCTAGCTGCCATCTCCTACAGTCATCAAGCAATTTCAAAAGCTTCTTTTGAAAAGATAACACTTAGTCTTCTCTGAAGTGATTCAAATCCATGACCTCAGCTGAAATGTTCATGCAGTGGCTTAAAATTAGAAAGCTCTTAGTTTGAACCTTTCTTGAACCATGTAATAAGCAACACGAATTATGCAGACACACAAAACGGCTGCTTATTCTAGTTCTGAAATATGAACAAACATTAGTCCTTCTCAAATCCCTAAAATATTGATAAAAGATTAGCAACACACTAATAACTGTCATAATTCTAAACAAGAAAAATGCATctgatgtacagtactgtgcaaacgttttaggcacttgtgaaaaatgttgcatagtgaggatgtcttcaaaaaataatgacataaatagttttcatttatcacttaatgtcatacaaagtccagtaaacataaaaaaagctaaatcaatattcagtgtgaccacctttgcctttaaaacagcaccaattctcctaggtatacctggacacagttttccttggtttttgacagataggatgttcaaagcttcttggaaAATTCACCACAGATCTTCTATcaatttcggctgtctcaattgctttggtctcttcatgtaatctcagactgacatgatgttcagtggggggttttgtgggggccatgacatctgttgcagagcgccctgttcttctattctaatattttctatttgcaaaag encodes the following:
- the LOC127454204 gene encoding homocysteine-responsive endoplasmic reticulum-resident ubiquitin-like domain member 2 protein, translated to MDQGTVDSPVTLVIKAPNQKYDDQTINCFLNWTVEKLKKHISNVYPSKPLSKDQRLVYSGRLLQDHLQLRDVLRKQDEYHMVHLVCASRSPPSSPTLGSPVSTTSSSSSTSDSASTSSSASTPSQDISAGSSDGLRHRGIPVQTHGLNPAPTGVMQRPEGMPLPMQGGPTAGFPGHPMYMPMQMFWWQQMYARHYYVQYQAAMAASRASSMVPSSPPSAGPSTQPAQPNEPAAPMGPNPAPEDRPANPNIQMNAQGGAMLNDDELNRDWLDWMYTVSRAAILLSIVYFYSSFGRFVMVIGAMLLVYLHQAGWFPFRAELQNPRAGEGPQDEADQNHDMQEMERMMDEGMEDDEGDSGEEGQEDPMSPGPHQPGFLSATWSFISTFFTSLIPEGPPHAAN